A genome region from Bifidobacterium coryneforme includes the following:
- a CDS encoding nucleoside deaminase: MHESWKRAMGQALDLAGQAANQGDVPVGAVVLDAHGQVAGRGCNRRQAQGRPLAHAEMEAITQAASAHGPADRTDGDRGWDLSGCTMVVTLEPCPMCIGAILACHFDRVVFGAWDPKMGACGSVWDIPRDPHTGPTAEVIGGVEEGACADLLSHFFKARRQNS; encoded by the coding sequence GTGCACGAATCTTGGAAGAGGGCCATGGGCCAGGCCCTGGATCTGGCTGGACAGGCGGCCAACCAGGGCGACGTCCCTGTGGGGGCCGTGGTCCTGGACGCTCATGGGCAAGTGGCGGGTCGAGGTTGCAACCGTCGGCAAGCCCAGGGGAGGCCCCTGGCTCATGCCGAGATGGAGGCCATCACCCAGGCCGCCTCGGCCCATGGCCCTGCCGACAGGACCGACGGTGACCGGGGTTGGGACCTGTCGGGCTGCACCATGGTCGTCACGTTGGAGCCTTGCCCCATGTGCATAGGGGCAATCCTGGCCTGTCATTTCGACCGTGTGGTCTTCGGTGCGTGGGACCCCAAGATGGGTGCCTGCGGGTCGGTCTGGGATATTCCCCGCGACCCCCACACCGGACCCACGGCCGAGGTCATAGGCGGAGTGGAGGAGGGGGCTTGTGCCGACCTCCTCTCGCATTTCTTCAAGGCCCGCCGTCAGAATTCCTGA
- a CDS encoding ketopantoate reductase family protein: protein MIAMKYAVMGAGAMGYRLGVLLQEQAGLQVDFVDTWMPNVDKVRDQGGVYVSRDHEGRHLVPINIFTPEDYQGDPDVWIIMLKQMQLEEVLDRCAHLFKDHQVVFSAMNGWGHFDKMLKYFPKERIYGGTAMIGTVLNGPGDVDFIGKSGAGSMHLCAMTEKTTDLEREMASDFKAANLNPILTENFEGTCLAKIIFNSVVNTICTMYQITMGQFISYPGAMDMARQLIDEAYDACERAGKQLIQTRQATLDEVDYVSRVGNPLHYPSMYQDMSRGRKTEVDYINGYIARLGRENDYVCRTQEFLTHGVHLAELAFQVHREETVK, encoded by the coding sequence CTGATTGCAATGAAGTACGCGGTGATGGGTGCCGGTGCCATGGGATACAGATTGGGTGTGCTCCTCCAGGAGCAGGCGGGGTTGCAGGTGGACTTCGTCGATACCTGGATGCCCAATGTCGATAAGGTGCGCGATCAAGGCGGGGTCTACGTCTCACGTGATCATGAAGGCCGCCATCTGGTTCCCATCAACATTTTCACTCCGGAGGACTATCAGGGCGACCCTGATGTCTGGATCATCATGCTCAAGCAGATGCAACTGGAGGAGGTCCTGGACAGGTGCGCCCACCTTTTCAAGGACCACCAGGTCGTCTTCTCGGCCATGAACGGATGGGGTCACTTCGACAAGATGCTCAAGTACTTCCCCAAGGAACGAATCTACGGGGGCACGGCCATGATTGGCACGGTCCTGAACGGACCGGGGGATGTGGACTTCATAGGCAAGTCCGGGGCCGGTTCCATGCACCTCTGTGCCATGACCGAGAAGACCACGGATCTGGAGCGGGAGATGGCCTCCGACTTCAAAGCGGCCAACCTGAACCCGATCCTTACCGAGAACTTCGAGGGGACCTGTCTGGCAAAAATCATCTTCAATTCGGTGGTCAACACGATTTGCACCATGTACCAGATCACCATGGGCCAGTTCATCTCCTACCCGGGAGCAATGGACATGGCCAGACAGCTGATTGATGAGGCCTATGATGCCTGCGAGCGAGCCGGCAAGCAGCTGATTCAGACCCGACAGGCCACCCTGGACGAGGTGGACTATGTCAGCCGCGTGGGCAACCCCCTCCACTACCCATCCATGTACCAGGACATGTCGCGCGGGCGCAAGACCGAGGTGGATTACATCAATGGGTACATAGCCAGGCTTGGCCGTGAGAACGACTACGTCTGCCGGACCCAGGAGTTCCTGACCCATGGCGTCCACCTGGCCGAGTTGGCCTTCCAGGTCCACCGGGAGGAAACTGTCAAGTAA